A portion of the Stegostoma tigrinum isolate sSteTig4 chromosome 44, sSteTig4.hap1, whole genome shotgun sequence genome contains these proteins:
- the LOC132207223 gene encoding late histone H2B.L4-like has translation MVEEKKGQVAKKGAKKVVKRAPAKGGKKRRRCRKESYCIYIYKVMKQVHPDTGISSKAMSIMNSFVNDIFERIAGEASRLAHYNKRSTISSREIQTAVRLLLPGELAKHAVSEGTKAVTKYTSSK, from the coding sequence ATGGTGGAGGAGAAGAAAGGACAAGTTGCCAAGAAGGGCGCGAAGAAAGTGGTGAAGAGGGCGCCAGCGAAAGGCGGTAAGAAACGGAGAAGATGTAGGAAAGAAAGTTACTGCATCTACATCtacaaagtgatgaagcaggttcaccccgacaccggcatctcttccaaggcgatgagcatcatgaactcgttcgtcaacgatattttcgagcgtatcgcgggggaggcttcccgcctggcccattacaacaagcgcagcaccatcagttcccgggagatccagaccgcggtgcggctgctgctgcccggggagctggccaagcacgccgtgtcggagggtacaaaggcggtgaccaagtacaccagctccaagtga